One Candidatus Alcyoniella australis DNA window includes the following coding sequences:
- a CDS encoding hydrogenase iron-sulfur subunit produces MSERKFEPKVLALCCTYCAYTAADLAGSLRLEYSPNVRVVKLMCSGKVDPILLLRAFERGADAVFVAGCAQGECHFLEGNVRGKRAVQHAKRLIAELGLEPERLEFFHIPASDGPLFARCADQMTARARELGPNPLRSSAQQDAGSALEQPRDAHPALPQCRAGVLIRAAEGDE; encoded by the coding sequence TTGAGCGAGCGAAAATTCGAGCCCAAAGTGCTGGCGCTGTGCTGTACGTACTGCGCTTACACCGCCGCGGACCTCGCGGGTTCGCTACGGCTGGAGTACTCGCCCAACGTACGCGTGGTCAAGCTGATGTGCAGCGGCAAGGTCGATCCGATCCTGCTGCTGCGCGCGTTCGAGCGCGGCGCGGACGCGGTGTTCGTTGCCGGTTGCGCCCAGGGCGAATGCCACTTTCTGGAGGGCAACGTGCGCGGCAAGCGCGCTGTGCAGCACGCCAAACGCCTGATCGCCGAACTGGGGCTCGAGCCCGAGCGGCTGGAGTTCTTTCACATCCCGGCCAGCGACGGCCCGCTCTTCGCCCGTTGCGCCGACCAAATGACCGCCCGGGCGCGCGAGCTGGGGCCCAATCCACTGCGCTCAAGCGCACAGCAGGATGCGGGGAGCGCGTTGGAGCAACCCCGGGACGCGCATCCGGCGCTACCCCAGTGCCGCGCGGGTGTACTGATCCGCGCCGCAGAGGGGGATGAATGA
- a CDS encoding methylenetetrahydrofolate reductase C-terminal domain-containing protein — protein MIVAQRKSLERIEQMLEGCEQILVVGCGTCVAVCMAGGEKEVQLLAEQLRMRGKLGGLRRTIDEITLTRQCDHEYLDQLAPHVHNYDALLSMACGAGVQLLAEHFEGRLVLPALDTRFIGASDAEGQWSQRCSACCECILDLTGGICPHTLCPKGQLNGPCGGADHGRCEVDPENECAWALIYRRLELLGRLDQIRTIQPPKDHSATTRPGRQRHPAFDADGSED, from the coding sequence ATGATAGTTGCCCAGCGCAAGAGCCTGGAACGAATCGAGCAGATGCTTGAGGGTTGCGAGCAAATTCTGGTCGTGGGCTGCGGCACCTGCGTGGCGGTCTGCATGGCCGGCGGCGAGAAAGAGGTGCAATTGCTGGCCGAGCAGCTGCGCATGCGCGGCAAGCTCGGCGGCCTGCGGCGCACCATCGACGAGATCACCCTCACCCGTCAGTGCGACCACGAATATCTGGATCAGCTCGCGCCCCACGTGCACAATTACGACGCGCTGCTCTCCATGGCCTGCGGCGCGGGAGTGCAGCTGTTGGCCGAACATTTCGAAGGACGGCTGGTGCTGCCGGCTCTGGACACGCGCTTTATCGGCGCGTCCGATGCCGAGGGGCAATGGTCCCAGCGCTGCTCGGCCTGTTGCGAGTGCATCCTGGATCTGACCGGCGGCATCTGCCCGCACACCCTGTGCCCCAAGGGTCAGCTCAACGGACCGTGCGGCGGCGCGGACCACGGCCGCTGCGAGGTCGATCCGGAAAACGAATGCGCCTGGGCGCTGATCTACCGCCGTCTTGAACTGCTGGGCCGCCTCGACCAAATCCGCACGATCCAGCCTCCCAAAGACCACAGCGCAACCACCCGGCCCGGCCGCCAACGTCATCCGGCGTTCGACGCCGACGGCTCGGAGGACTGA